One Algoriphagus sp. Y33 genomic window, ATTATGCCTTTTGGGTGGCTTTTCCGTTACATTTATTCAGTTGATGAAGCTTTATTTTAAAGATACTATACCACTCTTTAAGGTAGTGTTGGGCGCAACACTAACACTGTTCTTAGGTTTTGCGTTTTTTATGTACTCGGACAACATACTCAAATACACTATTTTCTTTCCTAATTATTTTTTTGCGATGATAGGTATAACGTATTCTACTAGCAAAAGGGGGCTGGCATATCTGTAATTATGAAAGTTTCATTGATTATTCCTCTATACAATAAAGAGGAGACAATACTTGAGACACTTAAATCTGTATTTAATCAGATTGAACGTCCAGATGAAATCATTATAGTTGATGATGGAAGTCAAGATTCATCCTGTAGATTAGTTGAGCGATTAAATAATCCACTTATTAAGCTGGTCTGTCAATCCAATCAGGGGGTTTCTGCTGCAAGAAATAGGGGAGTTGAACTCGCTTCTTACGACTGGGTTACTTTTTTGGATGCTGATGATCAGTGGGATTTTGAGTTTCTAAAGGAAATCAGATATTTACATAGTCTTTTTCCCGATGAGAAGGTATTGGCCACCTCTTACAAGTTTGTTTATCCTTCAGGAAAAATAGAGTATGCGAAATTAAATTTTATTAATTTTTCGGAAGATCATGGTGTAGTAGAGAATTACTTTGAAGTTGCTGCATCTTCACATCCTCCCATCAATTCTTCAGCAATAGCTATAAAAAAAAGCGAATTGGTGGAAGTAGGAGGTTTTCCTGTAGGAATAAAATCCGGCGAAGATTTGTTAACATGGACTAGACTTATGGTTCGTCATCGTTTGGCTTACTCCCAGCGCCCGTTAGGAAATTATATCTATCATACGGCTAACGCCGGTGCTGCAGTAATCAGAGAAACAGATACGGATCCTATTGGGAGAGAAATGTTGGAGTTGTTACCTCTTGCCCTAAAAGCGGGAAAAGTAGGATATACTTTATACTTGGGTAGATGGTATAAAAGTAAAGGGATTATACTTTTGGAATTAGGGAAAAATACTCATGCCAGACGAAAATTCATTCAGGCATTCTCTCACTCGAGGGAACGACTTAAATTAATAATCCTTCTTTTTGTATCTTTATTGCCGGCTAAAGTGTCCAAGAAGATTATTTTGAAAATATATAAGCCTGTTTAGATGAAAGTACTTTGGGTAAATCCCTCATTTTTAGATTATAGAGTTCCGCTTTATCAAGAATTGAATAATTGCTTAAATGGGGACTTTAATGTACTTTTTTCTAAAAATCGTATCCCCGAACGTGTCATTGATAAAGTGGAGCGGGCTTTGGGAACAAATTCTTATGGTCTGGAAGGGGAGTGGTTTTTAAAATTGGGTCGTCAGGGAGAACTCTCTAATGAGGGAGTTCAGATTCCCTTCCAAGCGGGATTACTTCGGGCTATAAAAGAAATTAAGCCTGACTTAATAATAGGAGAGGGGTTTTTCCAATGGACACCAGTGGCTGCATATTATGCCCGGAAAAGGGAAATTCCATTCTGGATAGCCTATGAGCGGACATTTCACACAGAGAGAAATTGTCCACTTTGGAGAAAGATATACCGTAGGGTTATCAATAGGTTTGTGTCTGGCTATCTTGTGAATGGTTCGTTGACTACAGAATATCTAAAAGCTGAAATAAACGCGAATGATAAACCCTTAGTTGAAGGCTGCATGTCTGCGGACGGCGCAAATCTCTCAATAAGAGTAAATGAGGCCAAGGAAAAAAAATCTAAAGGGCTGAAGCGAAAAGGAATTACCTATCTTTTTGTAGGGCAACTAATATATAGAAAGGGAATACTGGAATTGTGCCAAGCTTGGTCAACTCATACAACTAGGTATCCTGATGATGTATTGTTGATAATAGGTGATGGGGTGTTACGGGAAAAAGTCCAAGAGAGTACTCGTTATTTGTCCTCAGTTAGACTTTTTGGTTCGATAGACTACGACGATATCTATCAACATTATGCAGAGGCGGATGTGTTTATTATGCCTACCTTGGAGGATAATTGGAGTCTTGTAGTTCCAGAGGCTATGGCATGTGGTTTACCCGTAGCCACTACATATTATAATGGATGCTATCCTGAATTGATTAAAGAAGGCAGAAACGGAAAAGTGTTTGACTCCTTAAATCCTCAATCAATTCTTGAAGCTCTTGCATATTTCCATTCACAAGATTTACTTGCGATGGGAAGGGAGTCGGTAGAAATTGAAAGTAACTATTCTCCTAAAGAAGTAGCCAAAAGAATTTCTTCAGCAATTTCAGCGAAGAATTGAGCCTTACAAGTTAATTAGATATAGAATGCATATTGTTTTTGTTTCACGAGAATATCATGATTCCAAAAGAGGAGGGGGGATCGCCACCTATCTCCACGATCTAATTTCCTTAGTTTTGGAACAGGGGCATCAAGTTACTTTAATTACTGCTTCTGATGATACCACACAATATTCTTTTACTGCAAATGGCAGATTTACCAAGGTAAACCTCGAAGGTGGCGATTTTATAATTCCTGAGATAGAGCCTGGATTGATAACCATGAAGAAGTTTAGGGTTTTTTTTCGTTTTTTTTCGTATCGCATGAAAGTTCTTCGAGAGGTTTTGAAGTTAAAGAACGTGGATGTCTTGGAAGTTCCAGAGTTTGGTGCTGAGTCGGTATTCTTTAGAAAGTTTGATTACCCTGTGGTTTACCGCCTTCAAACCAGCTCCCTTTTAGACCGGACTAATGGTGGAGTGTTTAAATTTAGGATGGGTTTAATTCCTAATTTCTTTACAGGGTATTTTGAAAAAAGGATGCTTGGTAATGCTAACTATATTACTTCATGTTCTGCCAGTCTGAAGGACTGGACTTCCACTTATTTTAAGATTCCCCAAAATCAAATTGAAGTACTCTACAATCCCATAAATTTGAAAAATTGGAAGTTCAGCCGATCAAACGATTCCTTGTTTTCCTCTAAAATTCTTTATGTGGGAACGGTTTCTTACGAAAAAGGAGTTGGCGAGTTAGTAGAAGCTTGTCAGGTTTTAAAAAGAAAGGGCCTGAATATTACTCTGACTATTGTCGGTAAGTTGGGGACTTTTGGGAAGAAACTTCAGCATGATTTAAAGGATAATACCTGGTGCACATTTACAGGCCATATCAATAAGCAAGAACTAGCGTATATTTATGAGAGCCACAGTGTGGCTGTATTTCCCTCACATTGGGAGGCTATGGGGCTAGTAGTGTTAGAAGCAATGTACTCGGGAGCTTTGGTGGTCGGAAGTTCCGAAGGTGGGATGAGTGAACTGATAGTAGATGGGGAAAGTGGGTTTTTAGTTGCTCCGAAAGATGCTGTAGGTCTTGCAGAAAAAATAGAACATGTATTGGAGTTAGACCCTGAGGAGAAAGTTAAAATTTCAACTAATGCTATCTGCCATGTAAAGGAGAATTTTGCAGATAAAAAAATTATCCCGCAGTTTTTGGAATATTACAATAAGGCTGTGGCCGATTTTAAAGATCGTTCGAAAAAATAGATTCTTAGTTTTTATTTTAAGAAGGTAAGATAACTTAGTCCGTTGTTGTATAAAAATTGAAAAATAATTTCCAATGTTTTCGATTTGAACACGAGGTGATTTCCCTTCTTCAGGAGTTGTTTTTAGTTAATTAGCTTATCAGCGGTATTATTAATAATTCTATTTCTCAGTGTTTTGAACTGAATGATTTTACTTGTAGCGGAAGTTTAATTGCTGTCTTCAATTGTAAAGAGGAAAAAGATTATCTTTGTGCCCCAATTGGATTTAGCAGAATGAAGCATGCCCTTTTTTTATTGTCAGTTCCTCCTCCTATTCATGGTGCATCCATGGTTGGTAAGTATCTGAAAGAGAGTGATTTAATAAATAAATCCTATAGTATTACTTACATTAATCTGAACATCTCTCAGTCCGTAGACGAAATTGGAGGGCAAGGATTGTTAAAATATATCAGAATTGTAGGCCTTTTTTTTCGACTGCTTGTTCAGTTGATCCGTATCCGTCCAGAATTTACCTACATGACCCCCACCGCTGGAGGTATGGGCTTTTATAAGGATTGGCCATTTGCTATGTTGTGCAAATCACTTTCAGGTAAGTTTATAGTTCATTTTCATAACAAGGGATGTGCCAGATTTCAGGACTTCAGTTTTGATAATTGGTTGTACCGACATTTTTTCAAAAATACAGAGGTGATCTTATTGGCTAGTGAGCTGTACCCGGATGTTAGCAAATACGTTACCTTGGATCGTACGCATATATGTCACAATGGAATTCCAGTTTCAACACTAGAGCCAATTGCCAACCAAAGTGAAGATCCATTGACTATCTTGTTTCTATCAAATCTTCTGATAGAGAAAGGACTAATTGATTTGCTTGAAGCCTTGGTATTACTTAATAAGCAGCGGATAGAATATAGATGTGTCATAGTAGGGGGCGAAGGGGATTTTTCTGCTGTTCAATTGCAGGAGAAGATTGATGCCTTGGGAATTTCAAAAAAGGTTGTCTATTTAGGCAAACGATTCGGGGTCGAAAAGGAATTGCTGATCCAATCCGCCGATATCTTCGTATTTCCTACCTATTATAAGAAGGAATGCTTTCCTTTAGTGCTGTTGGAAGCAATGTCCTTTGGACTCCCAATAGTTACTACAAATGAGGGTGGAATCCCTTCTATAATTCAGAATAATATAAATGGTCTTATTATAGATTCTAAAAACCCTGAGCAATTGTCGTTCGCAATTATTAAATTGTTAAAAGACAAAGATTTCAGGTCTTTATTGGGCAGGAAGGCACTGGAGGATTTCAATCAAAAATTTACCATTGAGAAGTTTGAAAAAAGCTTTTTGAACATAATTAATAATAGGATCTTAATAAACAAATGATGAGGTTATAAGTTTAAAGCAATGGAGGTGAGATTTAAAGATTATATTATACAAACTGATTTGCCTGACTCTTTGGGAGGCAAACAATGTGTAATTAATACTATAAATCCACATTCCTATTGTGTTGCGGAAGAAGACTCTGATTTTAAACGGGCTCTGACTACTTCGGATTTGCTATTACCGGATGGGGTTGGGATAGTATGGGCTGTTCGGTTGATGTATGGCATCAAAATTAAGAAAGTTGCTGGGTATGACCTACATCTTCATTTGCTTGAATTGCTAAATCAAGGCAGAGGTAAGGTGTTTTATTTAGGTTCTAAGGATGAAACTTTAGACAAAATTAGAATCAGGTTGGAAAAGGAATATCCTAATATAGAATTTCATTCCTATAGTCCTCCATTTAAACCGACACTTGAAGAACAGGATAATGTGCATATTAGAAAAACTATTGCTGAAGTAGAACCAGATGTTTTATTTGTAGGGATGACTGCTCCAAAACAGGAGAAATGGGTGCTTCAAAATAAAGATTTAATTGATGTCAATATTATATGTTCAATTGGTGCTGTATTTGACTTTTACGCCGGTACTATCAAGAGGCCGAGCAAACTTTGGATTGACATGGGACTTGAGTGGTTGCCTAGGTTGTTAATTGAGCCTAAGCGTTTGTGGAAAAGAACATTTATTTCCAGCCCCAAATTCGTTATGCACTTGATTAATTCACGTTATTCTGCCTCCTCGTAATCAATGGATAAATAGGATGGATTTTATTGTGGCCTGCTTTTTACCTAAGTAGAAGGAAAAGGAATAGTAAATATAGTCATAACTAATTGGTTATCATTGCGTTGATAAATATACAATTATTGCAAATAAATCAGAACTATCCTCAAGGCAAGCAATGGATTCTGTTTTGGATTTCCCATAATTAATGAATAACGATTGGATTGATAAGTTTCACGCTTATCCAAAAATACAGGCACTTTTATTAAGAGCTTTTTCATCAGAAATTTTCAGGCGAATCCTTAGGGGGTCTTTTTGGAATGCAATTTTGAATTTTTTTAGTAAAGGAGTGTCTTTTGTCGGAACGGTAATAATCATTCGATTAATAGGTAAAGAGGCCTATGGGGAATTCGGTATGCTTAATACTACCATTGCTATGTTTGGAATGTTTACTACATTCAGTATTTCTCAAACTGCCACCAAACACATTGCTGAATTTAGAGATTTAGATAAACCAAGAGCAGGTAGAATTATTGGGTTGTCCTTTTTGTTTTCAGGGACATTGGGTTTTCTGATATTTATTGTAGTCCAACTTACAGCTGGCTTATTGGCTGAGAATTCATTGGAAGCTCCACATCTTGAAGGCAGCCTCAGATTGATGGCTACAGGTATGCTTTTCGGATCCATGAATGGAGCACAATATGGTGTTATCAATGGGCTTGAGGCTTTTAAGGAAAATTCTTTCCTAGGGATTGCACTGGGAATTTGCCTCACTTTGGTTAAAATAGCTCTGACATATTGGTTTGGTTTTTTTGGTGCGGTGCTGGGTATGACAGTGGAGCCACTGATTACTTATCTTGCTACCTTCTATTTGGTGAGGAAACTTCTGACCCGTTCGCGATTGAAGATCATGTTTTCGGGAGCATTGAAGGAGTACAAGATCTTATTCAATTATAGTTTGCCTTCTTTGCTGTCAGGACTTTTAATATTCCCGACCAATTGGTACACGATGTCACTACTGGCTACTCGCGGAGGGGGCTACGATGAACTTGCTGATTTTAATGTAGCAAATCAATGGTTCAGTGTGCTTATTTTTATAACTTATATATTAGTAAGCAGCTTTTTACCCATATTTTCAGACCTATGGGCAAAGAAGCAATACCATCAAGTAAATAGAATAGTGAAGAGTGCTTCACTTACGATCCTTGCGATTTTTATCCCTATATGCCTAATATTTTTATTTTTTGGTGAGAATATTGCAAGAATATATGGGCCAGAATATGCTGGAATAGGGTTCTTGATTTTTGTGTCAGTATTCACACTTATCCCACAGTCACTCTGCGTTGTGTTGAATAATGTGCTTGTAGCATGTGGAAGACTTTGGACTAGTTTGCTGATCTTTGGAGCATGGAGTATTTGCTTTGTAGGCCTTACCTTCGTCTTACTGTCATTTTCTTCAATGGGACTGGTTCTTGCCAGATTGATCGCTTTTATAGTTTATCTACTTATTCTGTTTTGGGTGTATTTTAGTTATTATAGAAAATTATCCCTTCAACCAACAAGAAATTGAAAGTAGGTATAGTGACTTACGCACTGATGATAGGAGGGATAGAGAGGGTGGTCTTAACCCTATACAAAGGTCTGGTAAAAGAGGGTTACGAACCCACTGTGATAGAGGTTAACGAAAAAGGACTGTGGAGTGACAAATTCCAAATGATGGGTGTACACGTGGTGAAGGTATTGCCGCGTTTTTGGGAAAGTAAAAAGGAGCATGCATTTAGGATGCTTAACCATTTAAAGAAATATGATTTACTTTTTTTAAACGATGTGCAATATGTTCACAGTATCTTGGGTCTTTTGCCCCCTACAACCAGGGTATTCCCTATAGTTCATGGCAACTTGGAATCCATGCTGTACAATGCTTCCTTCAACAGCAGTCAAATAGAAGGCATTATTTGTGTAAATCCCTTGCTGGCTGAGCGCCTGATCCATGAATATAAGGTCAATGGGGATATGATCCATATTATCCCTAATTGTCTTGATGTTCCTGCTGTGGCTCCTTCTAAGTCCAGAAAAAGAAAGTTCGTCTATCTGGGAAGGCTGACCGATTTTGAGAAAGGTGTTTTAGATATTCCGGAAATATTTAAGTTGGTTTTAAATAAAATTCCCGATTTAGAAGTTGATATCTACGGTTCAGGGCCTGATAAAGAGCTACTGTTAGAAAAAATCAAAAAGAATAAGTTGGAGCACTATATTCACTTAAAGGGGGAAATTGATCCCAATAATGTCTATGACGTACTTTCTAATTATGTATACTTGGTGTTTCCTTCCAAGTTTGAAAGTGGTGCTCTAGTGATGAAAGAAGGGATGATCTGTGGATTGATTCCTCTGGCTTACCGTCTTGCCGGACAAACGGATGTAATAGTAGATCATGGGGAAAATGGGTTTTTGGCTTCACCTTCTAACTATGAAGAATTTGCCTCTAATATTTTGGAAATTTACAATAATCAAGAACGGATTCTGCATATGAGAGAAAAAGCGATTCGTACAATAGTGGATAAATTTTCCATCGATGTGATGATGAAAGACTACATGAGGGTTATTGAGGGGGGCAAGCGTCGGTCTATTACTGTCAACAAAAGCAAGAAACTGGAAAAAGAGATTCTTGAAGATTTTCCTTTATTACCGCTGTTTTTAGTCAGACCCGTCCGTAAAATACTACGTACGTTAGGACTTTACAAATGAATACACTTAGAATTCTATTTATTACCACTGCCTTTCCTCCCTACGAATTTTCTGAGGCACTCGTTAACGCCAAATTGGTGGTGTCATTAAAAAATGAAGGAATGGATATCCAAGTGCTGGCACGACCGGCAAGTACATACTATGCAGCGACATGGTCTGACACTTGGTCTTCAATAAGAGGACAGATCCACTATCCTGAAATTCGAAAGCGATCCTATTTAAACGATGTGCTGTTAACTGTAAAGGGGCTTTTTTACTATAAATTTCCGGTAGAAGGAATTCGATGGGGAATTGAAGCTGAGAAGTTGGCGCACAAGCTACATAAGGATAAGCCCTTTGACTTAGTTATGAGTCGGATGCCCTCTCTGTTTCCTCATTTGCTTGGAATTAGGCTTGCCAAGTTTTGGGATATACCTATTGTTGCAAATTGGAATGATCCGACTGATGACATCCGACCGTTGGGAAATCCTGTTTCTGCTAAAAATTCTTTTCTTTTTAAGTACATCTCTAGAAGGGTATTTGCTCAGGCACACATGAATACTTTTCCTTCAGAAGGACTATACCACCATTTCCTCAATACGAATTTAAAGGGACTCTATGCCAAAACAGAGATTGTCCCCCACATTGGCTTCTATCCTGACTTTACACTGGATTATAAGCCAGGGCCTATCCCTAGAGTAGCCCATGCAGGTAATATGTTGGATAATATTCAATTAGACTTTTTGCTTGAGTCACTGAGATCTCTGGTTCAAAAGGGGATTGATTTTGAATTTCACGTCTTTGGTGTAATCCAGGAGAAGTTTTTGCCTGAAATTGAATCGATGGGGCTAAAGAAGTTTATTGTTATCCATAAGCCATTGGAATATGCTCAAATGACACGACGGTTGGCTGAATTTGATTTTTTGATCATACTGGAAGCTCAATATCCTGAAGGGATTCTGATGCTGAGCAAATTATCGGATTATGCATCATTGAAGAAGCCTATCATAGCGATTTCACCAAAAAATGGCGTAACAGCGGATTATTTTGCTAATGAAAATGGATTCTATTTGCTGGATAATACCGATAGAAAACAGATCGAAAATGGTCTCGAAAAGCTATTTCTTGATTTTCCTAATACCATTCAGCCAAGTCATGAAAACAGGCTGTGGTCAGCTGTAGATCCTATTCGGGTTGTAGAGCAATATAAAAGAATTTTCAAAGGATTGTTGAAGCAAGGAACGTTTGTGAAGGATAAATGGGGAAATAGATCTAACGCTTAAATTTGAATTTTCCTCATTTACTACTGCGTTTAATATTTAAAGTAATGCCTTGAAATAGGATCTCCTTGATATAAATTAATTAGTATGATTATCTGCGCTGGTACCAATAGGCAAAATTTCTTTGATTCATCAAGTCACCTGACTGACTGTTATGTGGTGGGTTCCGAAGTGGTCCCAATTCAATTGTAGGCCAAATTATATAATGTTTTAGTCTCTTTCCCAGCAGAATGGATGCATAAAATAATTATCAAGTTCCTAAAACCAATAGCAAAAAAATAATAACTTAACTACTATGGGAGACAATCTTAAAAAGGAGTTTTTTGCTCACGAAACAGCAATTATAAACCCCGATTGTAAAATAGGAAAGGACAGTAAAATCTGGCATTTCAGCCATATCATGGAGTCTTGTCAAATAGGCGAGGAATGCAATATAGGCCAGAATGTGGTAATTAGCCCTGAAGTAATCTTAGGTAATCGAGTCAAAGTTCAGAACAATGTGAGTGTTTACACAGGTGTGACTTGTGAAGATGATGTTTTTCTGGGACCAAGTATGGTATTCACCAATGTAGTCAATCCCCGATCGGCTGTTAATAGGAGAGGGCAATACTTAAGAACGCATGTTGGTAGAGGTGCCAGCATAGGGGCTAATGCCACGATAGTATGTGGTCACAATATAGGAGATTTTGCTTTTATAGGAGCAGGAGCTGTAGTGACTAAGGAAGTTTTGCCTTATGCGCTTGTCATTGGTAATCCTGCTAGACAGACTGGATGGATGAGCGAATACGGCCACAAACTTATTTTCGATGGTAATCACGAGGCAATATGCCCGGAAAGCGGCGAGAAATATCTCCTTAAAAATGAACGTGTGATAAAAATAATCGCTGAAAATGAGTGAAAAGATCAATGGTATAAGCATGGTCGACCTGA contains:
- a CDS encoding glycosyltransferase family 4 protein; its protein translation is MKVGIVTYALMIGGIERVVLTLYKGLVKEGYEPTVIEVNEKGLWSDKFQMMGVHVVKVLPRFWESKKEHAFRMLNHLKKYDLLFLNDVQYVHSILGLLPPTTRVFPIVHGNLESMLYNASFNSSQIEGIICVNPLLAERLIHEYKVNGDMIHIIPNCLDVPAVAPSKSRKRKFVYLGRLTDFEKGVLDIPEIFKLVLNKIPDLEVDIYGSGPDKELLLEKIKKNKLEHYIHLKGEIDPNNVYDVLSNYVYLVFPSKFESGALVMKEGMICGLIPLAYRLAGQTDVIVDHGENGFLASPSNYEEFASNILEIYNNQERILHMREKAIRTIVDKFSIDVMMKDYMRVIEGGKRRSITVNKSKKLEKEILEDFPLLPLFLVRPVRKILRTLGLYK
- a CDS encoding glycosyltransferase family 4 protein, giving the protein MKHALFLLSVPPPIHGASMVGKYLKESDLINKSYSITYINLNISQSVDEIGGQGLLKYIRIVGLFFRLLVQLIRIRPEFTYMTPTAGGMGFYKDWPFAMLCKSLSGKFIVHFHNKGCARFQDFSFDNWLYRHFFKNTEVILLASELYPDVSKYVTLDRTHICHNGIPVSTLEPIANQSEDPLTILFLSNLLIEKGLIDLLEALVLLNKQRIEYRCVIVGGEGDFSAVQLQEKIDALGISKKVVYLGKRFGVEKELLIQSADIFVFPTYYKKECFPLVLLEAMSFGLPIVTTNEGGIPSIIQNNINGLIIDSKNPEQLSFAIIKLLKDKDFRSLLGRKALEDFNQKFTIEKFEKSFLNIINNRILINK
- a CDS encoding glycosyltransferase family 4 protein; translated protein: MKVLWVNPSFLDYRVPLYQELNNCLNGDFNVLFSKNRIPERVIDKVERALGTNSYGLEGEWFLKLGRQGELSNEGVQIPFQAGLLRAIKEIKPDLIIGEGFFQWTPVAAYYARKREIPFWIAYERTFHTERNCPLWRKIYRRVINRFVSGYLVNGSLTTEYLKAEINANDKPLVEGCMSADGANLSIRVNEAKEKKSKGLKRKGITYLFVGQLIYRKGILELCQAWSTHTTRYPDDVLLIIGDGVLREKVQESTRYLSSVRLFGSIDYDDIYQHYAEADVFIMPTLEDNWSLVVPEAMACGLPVATTYYNGCYPELIKEGRNGKVFDSLNPQSILEALAYFHSQDLLAMGRESVEIESNYSPKEVAKRISSAISAKN
- a CDS encoding glycosyltransferase family 2 protein, coding for MKVSLIIPLYNKEETILETLKSVFNQIERPDEIIIVDDGSQDSSCRLVERLNNPLIKLVCQSNQGVSAARNRGVELASYDWVTFLDADDQWDFEFLKEIRYLHSLFPDEKVLATSYKFVYPSGKIEYAKLNFINFSEDHGVVENYFEVAASSHPPINSSAIAIKKSELVEVGGFPVGIKSGEDLLTWTRLMVRHRLAYSQRPLGNYIYHTANAGAAVIRETDTDPIGREMLELLPLALKAGKVGYTLYLGRWYKSKGIILLELGKNTHARRKFIQAFSHSRERLKLIILLFVSLLPAKVSKKIILKIYKPV
- a CDS encoding acyltransferase produces the protein MGDNLKKEFFAHETAIINPDCKIGKDSKIWHFSHIMESCQIGEECNIGQNVVISPEVILGNRVKVQNNVSVYTGVTCEDDVFLGPSMVFTNVVNPRSAVNRRGQYLRTHVGRGASIGANATIVCGHNIGDFAFIGAGAVVTKEVLPYALVIGNPARQTGWMSEYGHKLIFDGNHEAICPESGEKYLLKNERVIKIIAENE
- a CDS encoding glycosyltransferase family 4 protein: MHIVFVSREYHDSKRGGGIATYLHDLISLVLEQGHQVTLITASDDTTQYSFTANGRFTKVNLEGGDFIIPEIEPGLITMKKFRVFFRFFSYRMKVLREVLKLKNVDVLEVPEFGAESVFFRKFDYPVVYRLQTSSLLDRTNGGVFKFRMGLIPNFFTGYFEKRMLGNANYITSCSASLKDWTSTYFKIPQNQIEVLYNPINLKNWKFSRSNDSLFSSKILYVGTVSYEKGVGELVEACQVLKRKGLNITLTIVGKLGTFGKKLQHDLKDNTWCTFTGHINKQELAYIYESHSVAVFPSHWEAMGLVVLEAMYSGALVVGSSEGGMSELIVDGESGFLVAPKDAVGLAEKIEHVLELDPEEKVKISTNAICHVKENFADKKIIPQFLEYYNKAVADFKDRSKK
- a CDS encoding WecB/TagA/CpsF family glycosyltransferase: MRFKDYIIQTDLPDSLGGKQCVINTINPHSYCVAEEDSDFKRALTTSDLLLPDGVGIVWAVRLMYGIKIKKVAGYDLHLHLLELLNQGRGKVFYLGSKDETLDKIRIRLEKEYPNIEFHSYSPPFKPTLEEQDNVHIRKTIAEVEPDVLFVGMTAPKQEKWVLQNKDLIDVNIICSIGAVFDFYAGTIKRPSKLWIDMGLEWLPRLLIEPKRLWKRTFISSPKFVMHLINSRYSASS
- a CDS encoding oligosaccharide flippase family protein, with the protein product MNNDWIDKFHAYPKIQALLLRAFSSEIFRRILRGSFWNAILNFFSKGVSFVGTVIIIRLIGKEAYGEFGMLNTTIAMFGMFTTFSISQTATKHIAEFRDLDKPRAGRIIGLSFLFSGTLGFLIFIVVQLTAGLLAENSLEAPHLEGSLRLMATGMLFGSMNGAQYGVINGLEAFKENSFLGIALGICLTLVKIALTYWFGFFGAVLGMTVEPLITYLATFYLVRKLLTRSRLKIMFSGALKEYKILFNYSLPSLLSGLLIFPTNWYTMSLLATRGGGYDELADFNVANQWFSVLIFITYILVSSFLPIFSDLWAKKQYHQVNRIVKSASLTILAIFIPICLIFLFFGENIARIYGPEYAGIGFLIFVSVFTLIPQSLCVVLNNVLVACGRLWTSLLIFGAWSICFVGLTFVLLSFSSMGLVLARLIAFIVYLLILFWVYFSYYRKLSLQPTRN